A single region of the Ziziphus jujuba cultivar Dongzao chromosome 10, ASM3175591v1 genome encodes:
- the LOC107412676 gene encoding extensin-2, whose product MGTSGHPRHWPPMLYAVAFLCLIAGSVVADKPYVYASPPPPKHARHLPYPPKHHHHKSPPPPYIYKSPPPPSPSPPPPYVYKSPPPPSPSPPPPYVYKSPPPPSPSPPPPYVYKSPPPPSPSPPPPYVYKSPPPPSPSPPPPYVYKSPPPPSPSPPPPYVYKSPPPPSPSPPPPYVYKSPPPPSPSPPPPYVYKSPPPPSPSPPPPYVYKSPPPPSPSPPPPYVYKSPPPPTPSPPPPYVYKSPPPPSPSPPPPYIYKSPPPPSPSPPPPYVYKSPPPPSPSPPPPYMYKSPPPPSPSPPPPYIYKSPPPPSPSPPPPYVYKSPPPPSPSPPPPYIYKSPPPPSPSPPPPYIYKSPPPPSPSPPPPYVYKSPPPPSSSPPPPYVYKSPPPPSPSPPPPYIYKSPPPPSPSPPPPYVYKSPPPPSPSPPPPYVYKSPPPPSPSPPPPYIYKSPPPPSPSPPPPYVYKSPPPPSSSPPPPYIYKSPPPPSPSPPPPYVYKSPPPPSPSPPPPYVYKSPPPPSPSPPPPYVYKSPPPPSPSPPPPYVYKSPPPPSPSPPPPYIYKSPPPPSPSPPPPYVYKSPPPPSPSPPPPYVYKSPPPPSPSPPPPSPSPPPPYVYKSPPPPSPSPPPPYVYKSPPPPSPSTPPPYVYKSPPPPSPSPPPPYVYKSPPPPPPHNHY is encoded by the coding sequence CCACCAAAACATGCTCGCCATCTGCCTTACCCTCCtaaacatcatcatcataagtCTCCACCACCTCCTTACATCTACAAATCACCTCCACCTCCATCTCCATCGCCTCCTCCTCCTTATGTATACAAgtctccaccaccaccatcccCGTCACCACCCCCTCCATATGTCTACAAATCCCCTCCAcctccatctccatctcctcctcctccttatgTGTATAAgtctccaccaccaccatctcctTCACCACCGCCTCCTTATGTCTACAAGTCTCCTCCTCCACCATCTCCTTCACCGCCACCTCCTTACGTCTATAAgtctccaccaccaccatctcctTCACCACCCCCACCATACGTCTACAAAtccccaccaccaccatctcctTCACCTCCTCCTCCTTACGTCTATAAGTCTCCTCCACCACCATCTCCTTCACCACCCCCGCCATATGTCTACAAGTCTCCACCCCCACCATCTCCTTCACCTCCTCCTCCTTATGTCTACAAGTCTCCTCCACCACCATCTCCTTCACCACCCCCACCATACGTTTACAAGTCTCCACCCCCACCAACTCCATCACCACCACCTCCCTATGTCTACAAGTCCCCACCTCCACCATCTCCTTCACCTCCTCCTCCTTACATCTATAAGTCTCCTCCACCACCATCTCCTTCACCACCCCCACCATATGTTTACAAGTCCCCACCCCCACCATCTCCATCACCCCCACCTCCCTATATGTACAAGTCCCCACCTCCACCATCTCCTTCACCTCCCCCTCCTTACATCTATAAGTCTCCTCCACCACCATCTCCTTCACCACCCCCACCATATGTTTACAAGTCTCCACCCCCACCATCTCCCTCACCACCACCTCCCTATATCTACAAGTCCCCACCTCCACCATCTCCTTCACCTCCTCCTCCTTACATCTATAAGTCTCCTCCACCACCATCTCCTTCACCTCCCCCACCATATGTTTACAAGTCTCCACCCCCACCATCTTCATCACCCCCACCTCCCTATGTCTACAAGTCCCCACCTCCACCATCTCCCTCACCCCCTCCTCCTTACATCTATAAGTCTCCTCCACCACCATCTCCTTCACCTCCCCCACCATATGTTTACAAGTCTCCACCCCCACCATCTCCATCACCACCACCTCCCTATGTCTACAAGTCCCCACCTCCACCATCTCCCTCACCCCCTCCTCCTTACATCTATAAGTCCCCACCTCCACCATCTCCATCCCCACCGCCTCCTTATGTCTACAAATCTCCTCCACCACCTTCTTCTTCACCTCCTCCTCCTTACATCTACAAGTCCCCACCTCCACCATCTCCTTCACCACCTCCTCCTTATGTCTACAAATCCCCACCTCCTCCATCCCCCTCACCACCACCTCCTTACGTCTATAAGTCTCCACCACCCCCATCTCCTTCACCACCACCTCCTTATGTCTATAAATCTCCACCTCCACCTTCTCCATCACCACCTCCTCCCTATGTCTACAAGTCTCCACCTCCACCATCTCCATCACCACCACCTCCCTACATTTACAAGTCTCCGCCACCCCCATCTCCATCACCTCCACCACCTTATGTCTATaaatcaccaccaccaccctcACCCTCACCACCTCCACCTTATGTCTACAAGTCACCCCCACCTCCATCTCCTTCACCACCACCTCCATCTCCTTCACCACCACCTCCTTATGTCTACAAGTCTCCACCACCACCGTCTCCATCACCACCACCTCCCTATGTCTACAAGTCCCCTCCTCCACCATCTCCTTCAACTCCTCCTCCTTACGTTTACAAGTCCCCACCTCCACCATCTCCTTCACCTCCTCCTCCTTATGTCTATAagtcaccaccaccacctccacccCATAATCACTACTAA